In one window of Helianthus annuus cultivar XRQ/B chromosome 17, HanXRQr2.0-SUNRISE, whole genome shotgun sequence DNA:
- the LOC110942916 gene encoding uncharacterized protein LOC110942916: protein MRYVGLREKRRRGWKRMEHVCMGSAACLIFRRQITQKALPDHFLVQRWTTIFSTLLTSSQNTQNPTLSSTSLLLPCHHHHLSSPSPPPPPLLPQPLRAAATTTPPPNRRRQHLSSHTPVAPPFVSSYRPLPPPPLLFIDILHRTVGTIFTSTMMWSTKSCQFERKPKQIALEVHDDDDDGDDYHRPSDLSDSDRRFSLNHRRSTSPVANGLDSAYSSSESSSCRLKGLVQLFCYRCGPQTADISPLKKQTAPKRSQKLCRIRR from the exons ATGAGGTATGTCGGCTTGAGGGAGAAGAGGAGAAGAGGTTGGAAGAGGATGGAACATGTCTGCATG GGGTCTGCAGCGTGTTTGATTTTTAGAAGACAAATCACTCAAAAAGCTCTGCCTGACCACTTTTTGGTGCAGAGATGGACTACCATCTTCTCAACTCTTCTAACCTCTTCACAAAACACACAGAACCCTACACTCTCCTCCACTTCCCTTCTTCttccctgccaccaccaccacctctcctccccatcaccgccgccaccacctctcCTCCCACAGCCCCTTCGTgctgccgccaccaccactcCTCCCCCGAACCGCCGCCGCCAACACCTCTCCTCCCACACCCCCGTCGCACCGCCGTTCGTCTCCTCCTACAggccgctgccaccaccacctctcCTCTTCATAGATATCTTGCACCGGACAGTTGGTACGATCTTCACTTCTACCATGATGTGGAGCACGAAATCTTGCCAATTTGAAAGAAAACCTAAACAAATCGCCTTAGAAGTTCACGACGACGATGATGACGGAGATGATTACCACAGGCCATCGGATCTCTCCGATTCAGACCGGAGATTCTCTCTCAATCACCGTCGTTCCACTTCACCAGTCGCCAATGGTCTCGATTCGGCTTATTCGTCTTCAGAG tcttcttcttgcagactgaaAGGTTTGGTCCAACTCTTCTGctacagatgtggtccgcagactgcagacatttcacctctgaaaaaacaaacagcacctaagagATCTCAAAAACTCTGCCGAATTAGGAGATAA